ATCTCACATTGCTCACCTTTGTgcacaatacaaatatattatgaattatatagtataatatgaagtaGGAACcaaactatatacatttttaactatacattgaattaattaatataaatacataaataaatggttGAAATTTATTTcgttgtaagaaaaaaaaacaaaaatatataccaactTAAATATCAACTACAATAGttacgtaaataaataataattatttatttttaataaatgcgcCTTAAACGTTTGTAGCTGCTTTCGGCAAATTGACAATTCctttaaactatatataaaattttaaattacttgttAACAAATTGAGTATGTAACTTAAATTTGtctacaaacatttattttgtaagaatatatttgatacattcaatgtttttattcaaagttgtcaaaaacaaaatattccaaaaaatagtccaataataaataaaaataataagattttagtttaaacACGGCAATGTGTGTATGCAATTTAATAGCATGGAGCAATCTAGAGAAAAATGTACAACTTCTAactataagtaaattatattttactaatttatatattttaatttttaatcaactattatgtcaaataataacaaatataatacgaCCTGTACTATTCTACTactctgagcggagcaatgacaGTATTGAATTTAcgatgtatgattttttttttatttgtgtcttttATCACGTTTAaaggcagtaaaaatgcttcaattttctacTTCAGAATCTTTTTTGAAGGAAATGTATCCAACAAACAATCtatttggtactttggaggggtggaggtcaaaaataaaaatccccagtacttttcaaaagcgttaagaaaaacaaacaacaaataaaggaaaaacttagattttaatgcaaaatcagtttttgaaaaattcaattttgttttttgttgtaatattaaaaataataactgtagacACATGAAATCttcaccaaatgtttaaatTGGCATCTccttaacacaaaaaaaaattcaaaatataatcactatttttgaactatttataagcATAAAGGATGTTAGtgggaattataaaaaaaattaagcgtaaatccataataatttttttttatgggcgctcatattttatattataatattaacactaaGAATAATCGtacaagttattttaattttgaattacacTGAATTATTATTCTAGTTACTGTTTTcaattatcttatataattttttaattttaaaaaatttaaaaaaaaaaccgcataAGTGAGtttcactctgctgtacaatagatTACAAtattgggtcactgtaatgaatggtgttaaatctgaattcaatgatataaagtgaagtgagctatttcagtcgcgggcgacgTAGGTGGCACGAACTGCATTtcacccaagactgaaattgtcTTCTCGAATGAgtcacacatattatttattgtcccgactctgcgttcatcgatcacggcaaaggtacctaatgcagggatctatgcaacaaccattatactattctacgaaaacaatttcacgaaagaaacgatttggttttatttattttgagcgTCATGCATGGATGTTATAATAcgaatataagatattaagatgtaaccaaaagtttatgtctTGTAAGGATCGTGGTATAGATTTTAGCGTCTGGTTGTCTGGGGATACGCGTGATATGCGCAttcagcacttttggggattgctgaacggaaaaaggacgctttccaacgctttaACCGTCATTGAAAATTAAACTTTCGGTTAGttagcaaaaatataataatgaactttaaaagttgaaatgcttataaaagatAATTGTagttatgtatctttaatattattttaaattcctttattaatgacttataacttatgaggaaccttgtataaaATTCTCAACATTTTTgacctaacgcaaaaaaatttttattgtttatttaacaaaaaaataaacacactcatcattgtaaactcaatacattcatcactccaaTCAGAATCTAAATTCTTGAACGCATTGTATTGAAGTATATTTGATTGTATAGttgattatgataaaaataaatattattaattaggtattataatatgtttatataattacgcaaatattaatctatatatatatatatatataatttagttgcATTAATATGAAACTAGTTTTATCTGAATTTGAAAAACCGAGTAGGCAGCAATTATGGtgaatatctataaaaaaatttatttttatttttattttcccttATAGGTtggtacaatttaataattacttacagTTACTAAATTTCTGTAcgtaatatcaaaaatattacacgGCATGAAACTGAAATCAGTGTGCAGCATGTACATAGAGGTGAACTGAAACTAAGTATAATTAAactagctattatattattgttcaatttaCTTTTTCATACTTCTTTGTAATCTGATACTGTAGTTTTACCAGCACTATTCAAAAGTATTTGTGTCCTTTTCATctgtttcttaaaaataaaataattagacattattgaaaataaaaacaaattatttatgaattaactATAGTCATTATATAGTGATGCcccagaaattaaaaaaatgatctgctccatctaaaataattttagttaatcatgtaaaattatattggaCAATATTTGAACACATACGAAGGGTTCAAAGATAgacaaaaattgtttaactttaaaaatatttatattgaaatgacTGCGAATGGTTaacgaaaataatttttctttaaacataagataatatacaactatgcattattttaataatttatttacttctaTCTTGCAACTATGACTTGTTCGGAAAAGTTGAAACATCAAGCCTGCCCGAACAAACAGGATTATTAAGTATGCAAACATTTCATTAGGATAATTCCTTCTCCAACTTAAATATATCGCAAAACAGAAAAAGGTTAATTCCATGATGgtgaacattataaaaataatgataatcttTCCAAACACCGAGTTAGTTAGAACTATTCCCACGTGTTGCAGCTCTTTCCATTTGAGGATGTGCGTTCTCCACGCTCTGATCGAGGTTATGTCGTTGTTCATTTCTCGTATACCGTGGGAGACCAAGGAGATGAGAAAAATGTACATCAAAACTGGTGTGACTAGCCACACATTAGAGATAACGAACTGAGCAGTGGCAGAGATCGTAAAAAATCTTAAGTTCGTGCGATGATGAAACGCCATTATCTGTATGAATTCCGCGACCAAGATAGTCGACAGCCAACCGAAGAAGTTTATCATATACGGCTTCAGTGAGACATCATTGATTCTGTGGACGAGATCATCAAAGTCGCTTATGTAGTTCATAATGGTCGTCTTTTTGACATACAACAATACAATCATTAACGGATGCGCTAAAAATCGGATATGCAGTCGAACCACGGACGTTATTGTAGACAGGTCAAACATTTCCGACAGATGCGTTTGGACATAAATGAACATTTCATAGTATATGTAAATACTTACTGACATATTAATGAATATCAATAGAAAATAAACGATCTGAAAGTCGTTACAACAAAACTCCATACCAAATAGGAGGCAGAAATGTATCAACGGTTTTATGCGACCGTGTAAAGGTTTCATGACGTAAACGTAATTCGCGCGGAATTATGTTAACGATATCTGTAATTTTTCTCTCAATAGGTATACCGTACACAATATTTGATTCAGGCGTATAATAAAGAATTGctgttttttttacaacaatagGAATTTCAATAGTCAAGATCGATTAATGGTAGCAAATAACCTTCGAGTGATATACTCCTGCATGTACCTTAAGCCTCAAGTGGATATGTAAACACGAATACAATGAACGGTTTGGTCAGGTAACTATCCACCTATACAGGATTAGTTTAGGACACTTTTAAGTTCGAATATGAATACGTTGTGTATGCACACCCTCAAAAacactttttaataaaatagtccATGTTTGAGTGAGTTATTCTGCAGTAATGGATTTTACATTaggtatatgtaaaatattttgaaacccaaacgcatattatattattattatactaaacataacaaaaatgaatacatttttcatctttaagcttatattaattacaaaccAAAACTATACATTGTTTACGTTTACAttggcattatattatacaatacaatccATGCGTAATTATTTAGTTcactatagatattttatattaaatttcgaaATTATCTGCAAATATTGAGAGTCAGTTCCACAATCCTGAACAGATCTGATGACAGAAAATGCTCATACATTTGATAATTTAACatatacaatatgaatatatatattattactattttaattaagataaataaaatacagaaagcTGCTTGCTTGAAATGCCATAATCAACattgttcaattttaatactataaaatataaacattatgatgtatgaacaaaaaattaatttttcaaaacttaatgcaaaataacttttaattttttagatttaaaaagatagAAACAATTTAGAAGATATTACAATTTGAAGCAataatcatcataatttgaACTTCACatgatcataaaaatatatgtggtATTGcgtacacttttttttaattcccgTAAAAACACTTAGGTGCTGTTTTGGTAACGTTGTGTTGATATTTCAACACtcgacttaaacaaaaaaattatattttatataaatcaataaaatactaaaaaattctATGAATATCATGATATAAgccaaaataatttgaaaattatgtaaTGCCTAGAAATGCTATATGCATTAATATTTAGTGAACATCCAAGTTAAACATTAAGTGGGAAAATCAATATGCTGTATAGTATGTGACAAGTGTGCCTATATCCATTTAGTTGGCAactataatggatgtgttaaatttgaattcaataattaattaatcgtACGAAAACGGTTCTGACCGAAGACGGCCTATTCTTcataggatattttataataaatttatactgctataaatatttattttttctatacggTCGCGGTATGTTCgactaatttatgaaaaaaaatagtttatcatcctacctatatataatacctaactattataatattatttcataaaatattactatacatactGTAGAAATTTGAATAGGTTTGTCGTATAAGTAACTTGAGattaatctaaattatttgaaaatttaatttttataagacgTTAAAAGTATTATACAAACCGACAAAAAAACTCAAGTTCctacagataatattttttttaccaagcaaattaactaaaattgttatttttttattgtttagatattaaaatatccaatttGGGCTATGGTTCATATGCGTTCTACCgttcaaaatcaaaatctacTAAAgtcaactttttatttaaattaaattaaaaatcttcgACCATAATTACGATTATTTTCTTTTCTGCATTATTCTATGGATACTTGAGAAGTTGTGAAATCAGTCAATCAGAGTCCTTCTGTCTTTCTTGCTATTGATTATGGTtcatctgaaaaaaaaactaaaaaaaaatcttcttcacatttttaaataaaaagtaaaaatttacatGAAATACAACACAAACATTTTACGATATTCCTAAATTAGTACAAACAAATTTTAGAGTagattttaagtatctacaattattcatttttaaattacaatacaagataaaaaatcgatttttcatataaaaattcctgttttccctaatatttttttaattttctcaattattaaaaaaagtaggtacctactgggaATTACTTTTAACTCCCCAAAGTATCAAATATTTCCCCTTTGTTACTAAAAAagaaaagttgaaagttgaagaatgtttgaagcatttttaaaaaatccaaaatttgtgacaaatactaaaatacaaaaaaaaacacatcattttaaaaccaaatacattcattgctccatTCAGAATCTAATATGGATTACCACACagttatattaatcaataaatgtatcaagtgatttttttaatcaagtctatatgataataattattatatacatttcagtAAATTAAGTAGCTTAAAttgttggttttaaaaaaatttcgtaCATTTAAAAAGGTAATTCAACGCAATGACTTTGGATTTGTAAATGACATGAAAGAAACATCGTAcgtgtcatttttttttatattaattaaatacaatatatttaaattagagtAATCAGAGTATATggcatattaaaaatttgaagtaAACACTTATAAGAGGTACTTCATACAACTATGAAATCTGCGATAAACGATTCATTAAAAACGTACTTACCTTTATTTTTTGGACGAGATAAACGAAAAACGAATAGGTATATCGTTATTACGAGTTCACAATGAATTACACTATAATCTTCGATATTggatttgataaataattactatataatataaatgaacataataatgtggaaaatatcaacaatattaCGGTTTGACGATTTTGTCGAAGAACTAGGTAAGTAACAACTCCGCTGCCATTATTGTACACCAGGTGTTTatgttaagaatattattttaattaataattaaattataattatctaaaaaGATATCGCAACGCATACCTAtttttatcaagtacctatattgataataatatataagttggCGCTTCAGACGTCAGAATATTGTTTATCGACAATATTACGAAGTACgtttcaaaaccaaaaccaCAAGAATTGTACATTCTCGTTTTGATTTCACCCACAAAAGATGTCTGTTGTAACCGTTTTGGTATTGTTGGTGAGCATAATCGTTCTCGTCGAACGGTGCGCATCTTTAAACgacaaaaatgatttattaggCAATGTAAACGTACCAGCGGGTGCCACGAAAACAGAGGTatgtaaaaaaactaatacgCACTATAGGTACTGCAGGCAAGTCATGGTAACTCGGACTTTAATAACTTGGAATTATCGACACCTCAAGtctcaaataaaaaaacctgTGGTTCTTCGAAATTAGCATAACCACTCAATGCATAATCTAAATTGCGTGATCTCAAAAAAACTCAACAACTCGAAATTTTGCTGTCACCgataaattttacatttcagGTGATAGCCgaagtaaataattttgtttgttttacacAATGCCTGTAAGGAATATTGCGTGAGCAGTGACGTACTCGGATGTCCTATTAatcaattaatcaattaatcaattaatcaataaacataataagtatttaaaattacagaAATAACTTAActgtttcaattttataatttacatcaaATTTGTACTCCCCTATCTTCAAACGTATTAAGAgtctaatatatatacataatatgtaatactggtaaaaaaatatagctTAGTGGATTAGTGACTGTTGTATACATAAAGTGAAACAATTCTAACAACAGTCGCGTTAAATGAACGTTTGGAAATAATATTCTATCTGTATAGAACAGCGGTTTTTGGGATCCTTTGAACCTGCCAAAAAGCTTTGACGCCCGAGCAAAATGGTACATGTGCCCGTCCATTGGACAGATATACGACCAGGGTAACTGCAAGTCGAGCTACGCTATTTCCGTGGCGTCAGCCATAAGTGACCGGATATGCATCCATTCAAATGGAACGGTAAAACCAAAACTATCGGCACAGCAAATATTGTCCTGCTGCTACTTGTGCGGATATGGCTGTTCGGGCGGCAAACATTTTGAATCTTGGGACTTCTACAGAAGACACGGGTTGGTTTCCGGAGGTGAATACGGTTCGAACGAggtataatgaaaaatgtattattaacttattaatttttaggaaacttatttaagtattaacaaacgcatattatatattataatattatttattttggtatcAATATTGGGTACCTACCATCTTTTTCCACTGTTACACGGCAGGTTTTCTCTTTTTATAGGGATGTCAACCGTACACGATTGAACCATGCCAGCATACAGAAACTGCAGAAGAAAACGCATGCTCGAATAAGACACTATTCACTCCAGAGTGCAAGGTTCAATGTTATAATCCCGACTATGGGACGAGATACGTGAAAGACAATCATCAAGGTACACAatttttacatacaaattatatttcgtATACATTGATATGATTATCAttctaatataattaacattcaAATTAgtgtttgaatataaaatgtttaataggtacatattattatacatgttgaCAGTGGCTGCTCTAGGGGAAGGGCAAAGGGGgcatttgcccccccccccaatcccgtagttttcctttgttttacactgtgtttagccaattttgtaactaattttaaaactttttgtacTTCCCCCCCCATGCCACTCCtaaaattaagccctggatccgccactgcatGTTGACCTCTACCTCAATGTATCCAAGTGGAATGagtattatttcaatttgatCGTGACaaatgtcatattttaaaacaatattctgaATCTGAACCGATCTCAGTTTGCCCAAAAATGGtggaatattttgttaaaaactgatatttacctatttacattaAGTTGTATATGCGTTTATGGTAATTttcttgaaattaaaaatattaactttacaaAGTACCTTCTGTTTTCAtttcaaatcaaattaatattggcATAATAGTAAAAAGTTTTACTCCCTCAAAAATTGATTGTGTAAAAAAACTCCATATTATTGCAAAATCAATTATcggtatatatctattatactcATGTACTAGCCTAAATAGCTCCtgttataatctaaaaataggacaatttgaaataacttattttaattatcataatttagtacctattatttataaattatggtaATTTCGTATTCAATTGCGAATTTACAAAGGAAAGGTATGTAAGTGCGTAGCTCACAACTACATGTTAGTAAAAATGATGCAAAAtgattgacattttttaatgagaTATGAGTGTTAtgacttaattattttactaaagtaCCTacttgtagtatattataacataatacattacattGTATAGGAACGCATTATCGCGTCCCAGGATATACGGCGATGAAAGAAATTTACGAAAACGGTCCGATAACGGCGTCGTTTTACATGTACCAAGACTTTGTCAACTATCAATCGGGTATGcatgattttcattttttatcaaGAGATTTTAGACTTTaagagttaataatatatttatttatcacaactactattatttaaagacttgattttttcgtatttaaaaCACGTCACGACACATACCTAATGACGTTCGGGCtgcttaagaggacgtgatacccgcatgtgttgtctccgtcttacaagtgcgtaacatagcaaattgtacgcacaaaagaacacgtgtagctccgttaataaaaaaattagggtACATTGACCTCTTACAACATTTAAAgaaaagattattatctaggcaatatcatatgctttttattatattttaattttaaagcgagttatgagtattctaaaattgtaaattgtttgtacatcttaaaatactcataactcgctttgaaattaaaatatatttcctagataataattttacctttaaattttatatgagGTCAATTCCTTCCGTTCACTATTTTTTACCAACGGAGCTACACGTTTTCTACTGATCGTACAATTTGCTATTTTACGCACGGAATGCGgattgtaagacggagacaacatatgcgggtatcacgtcctcttaat
The Metopolophium dirhodum isolate CAU chromosome 7, ASM1992520v1, whole genome shotgun sequence DNA segment above includes these coding regions:
- the LOC132949558 gene encoding uncharacterized protein LOC132949558, whose translation is MKPLHGRIKPLIHFCLLFGMEFCCNDFQIVYFLLIFINMSVSIYIYYEMFIYVQTHLSEMFDLSTITSVVRLHIRFLAHPLMIVLLYVKKTTIMNYISDFDDLVHRINDVSLKPYMINFFGWLSTILVAEFIQIMAFHHRTNLRFFTISATAQFVISNVWLVTPVLMYIFLISLVSHGIREMNNDITSIRAWRTHILKWKELQHVGIVLTNSVFGKIIIIFIMFTIMELTFFCFAIYLSWRRNYPNEMFAYLIILFVRAGLMFQLFRTSHSCKIEKQMKRTQILLNSAGKTTVSDYKEFQFTSMYMLHTDFSFMPCNIFDITYRNLVTIFTIIAAYSVFQIQIKLVSY